Proteins encoded within one genomic window of Polaribacter sp. NJDZ03:
- a CDS encoding DUF3857 domain-containing protein has product MMKNKIHLLIALLFAFQIAIAQEKPFFESYDWEVNPSYKVDKEISEDMIAVKEKTVTEFYFQEEDLVEFYLEHKVLWLNSDDAIEEYNKIYLPFSSEAEMQVNKARVITPDGKIINLDKSKILTAEDEETGNTYKYFALEGITKGSFIEYMYVVKRPPSYTGNKIYIQDGYYKDQVAFDLYSPSNLLFKFKSYNNLPDVERDTLSTDKIHYKLHVSKVEKLENEYQAPYNASRGFIVYKMDKNVDNMDEDIISYSNIAENVYASYYPEYSEKTKELLKDFVKELALPKNADQESIIRKLDFYIKSTVFSQDTFNEDLQDLDLILKTQVANESGVIKLYIAVLRTLNIEHELVITTDRNEIKFDPEFEATNFLTDFLLYFPTSKKYLSPNASGTRYGFPLPYVTDNYGLFLKEGVVGDQKTVTGRIAYIEPVKVDEVLDVMKVTIDFNKDNLTENTVHLDRAFSGYYAMNIQPFMHLIQGEDARNDLVDSFVESMTYDFDVEKRELINADAELFGIKPLKIKVDFTTEGFVEKAGRKYLFKLGDLIGQQIEMYQEKERVLPLEGQFHRGYNRTLTLHIPEGYKITNLEDININNSYVKDGKELFFFKSSYQLEGNTLTVIANEYYKENSIEVAMYEAYRTVINSAADFNKIVLLLEAE; this is encoded by the coding sequence ATGATGAAGAATAAAATTCACCTATTAATTGCCTTATTATTTGCTTTTCAGATTGCGATAGCGCAAGAAAAACCCTTTTTTGAAAGCTATGATTGGGAGGTAAATCCGAGTTATAAAGTAGATAAAGAAATTTCTGAAGACATGATTGCTGTTAAAGAAAAAACAGTGACAGAATTTTATTTTCAAGAGGAAGATTTAGTAGAATTCTATTTAGAACACAAAGTTTTATGGCTAAATTCTGATGATGCAATTGAGGAGTATAACAAAATATATTTGCCGTTTTCATCCGAAGCAGAAATGCAAGTGAATAAAGCAAGAGTGATTACTCCCGATGGAAAAATCATCAACTTAGATAAATCTAAAATTCTTACAGCTGAAGATGAAGAAACTGGTAATACTTATAAATATTTTGCTTTAGAAGGCATTACAAAAGGTAGTTTTATAGAGTATATGTATGTGGTAAAAAGACCACCAAGTTATACCGGAAATAAAATTTACATTCAAGATGGGTATTATAAAGACCAAGTAGCGTTCGATTTGTACTCGCCAAGTAATTTGTTGTTTAAATTTAAGAGCTATAATAATTTACCAGATGTAGAAAGAGATACATTAAGTACAGATAAAATACATTATAAATTACATGTTTCTAAGGTAGAAAAATTAGAAAACGAATACCAAGCTCCTTATAATGCTTCGAGAGGTTTTATTGTTTATAAAATGGATAAAAATGTAGATAATATGGACGAAGATATTATCTCTTATAGCAATATTGCAGAGAATGTATATGCTTCTTATTATCCGGAATATTCCGAAAAAACAAAGGAGTTGTTAAAGGATTTTGTAAAAGAACTAGCGTTGCCAAAAAATGCAGATCAAGAAAGTATTATTAGAAAATTAGATTTTTATATAAAATCGACCGTGTTTTCGCAGGATACTTTTAATGAAGACTTGCAAGATTTAGACCTTATTTTAAAAACGCAAGTAGCCAATGAAAGCGGAGTTATTAAACTATATATTGCTGTTTTAAGAACCTTAAATATAGAACATGAGTTGGTGATAACAACGGATAGAAATGAAATAAAATTCGACCCAGAGTTTGAAGCAACAAATTTTTTAACGGACTTTTTACTGTATTTTCCTACATCAAAAAAGTATTTGTCTCCAAATGCATCCGGAACAAGATATGGTTTTCCGTTGCCTTATGTAACAGATAATTACGGACTATTTTTGAAGGAGGGTGTTGTTGGAGATCAGAAAACGGTTACCGGAAGAATTGCATATATAGAGCCTGTAAAAGTTGATGAGGTTTTAGATGTGATGAAGGTAACCATCGATTTTAATAAGGATAATTTAACCGAAAATACCGTTCATTTAGACAGAGCTTTCAGCGGATATTACGCCATGAATATTCAGCCTTTTATGCATTTAATTCAGGGTGAAGATGCTAGAAATGACTTGGTTGATAGTTTTGTAGAAAGCATGACGTATGATTTTGATGTAGAAAAAAGAGAATTAATAAATGCCGATGCAGAATTGTTCGGAATAAAGCCTTTAAAGATAAAAGTAGATTTTACTACGGAAGGTTTTGTGGAAAAAGCAGGAAGAAAATATTTGTTTAAGTTAGGCGATTTAATTGGACAGCAAATAGAAATGTACCAAGAAAAAGAAAGGGTTTTACCATTAGAAGGACAGTTTCACAGAGGTTATAATAGAACCTTAACACTTCACATTCCTGAGGGCTATAAAATAACCAATTTAGAGGATATTAATATTAACAACTCCTATGTGAAAGACGGAAAAGAGTTGTTCTTTTTTAAATCTTCTTATCAATTAGAAGGAAATACCTTAACAGTAATTGCTAACGAATATTATAAAGAAAACAGTATTGAAGTTGCTATGTATGAAGCGTACAGAACTGTAATTAATAGTGCTGCAGATTTTAATAAAATTGTGTTGTTGTTGGAAGCTGAATAG
- a CDS encoding DUF3857 domain-containing protein, giving the protein MSIYKSVFVTFFLLIVTSLNAQYSAEFLKYYKLHPEDARVRLLQETIITIYIIDDSLQIHQEFIEEDLYLNDAATYNSKNTLNFSAFFELKKIEAASFSYENNEYVENKVDKFTESDELNQSFHDDSKLLNFVYSNLKKGSKSRLKYSQEIKNPRFLTPFYFGDYFPVEQNKVTIIADEDISLEFKEFNISDAEITFHKEKKGKNNIYTWTLNNQPKYEYESNTPSYKTILPHIVPIITSYKIKNENKKLLGEVADLYNWYYSMVENVNTEAPSTELVALVSKITADKKNDLEKVKAIYYWTQQNIKYIAFEYALGGFIPRESNDVFRKKYGDCKDNSSILYSMLAIAGIKGNLTWIGTRSIPYTYNEIPTPVVDNHMILSYGNNDKTYYLDATGRYIKFGMPTSFIQGKEALVGYGKDFKIKKVPIIAAKENAIIDVTNIKIENGKVIGSSKTTISGYPKIDIFHTLETGDSETKLKKFYKNVFGKGNNTFQINNFKETNKYHYDNDFIVDYDFEIKNYAKNLGDEIYINLNFNKEISFYKTDKNRENAIEYEYQKYYKYTTILEIPEGYKVDYVPESITVSNDLLISKITYQVKENEVIYNHEIELNFLVLSTEQQKEVNKEIQKIERNYKEIVVLKKE; this is encoded by the coding sequence TTGAGTATTTATAAATCCGTTTTTGTTACATTTTTTTTATTAATTGTAACCAGCTTAAATGCTCAGTATTCTGCTGAATTTTTAAAGTATTATAAGTTGCATCCAGAAGATGCAAGAGTGCGTTTGCTGCAAGAAACTATTATTACAATATATATTATAGATGATAGTTTGCAAATACATCAAGAGTTTATAGAAGAAGATTTGTATTTAAACGATGCCGCAACCTATAATTCTAAAAACACGTTAAATTTCTCTGCATTTTTTGAATTAAAGAAAATTGAAGCAGCTTCTTTTTCTTATGAAAATAATGAATATGTAGAAAATAAAGTAGATAAATTTACAGAGTCAGATGAATTGAATCAGTCTTTTCACGATGATTCTAAATTGTTAAACTTTGTATATTCTAACTTAAAAAAAGGATCAAAATCTAGGTTAAAATATAGCCAAGAAATTAAAAATCCTCGTTTTTTAACACCCTTTTATTTTGGTGATTATTTTCCTGTGGAACAAAATAAAGTAACCATTATTGCTGATGAAGATATCTCTTTAGAGTTTAAAGAATTTAATATTTCTGATGCTGAAATTACATTCCATAAAGAAAAAAAAGGAAAGAATAATATTTATACTTGGACGTTAAATAACCAACCAAAATATGAATATGAGTCTAATACACCAAGTTATAAAACCATTTTACCACACATCGTTCCTATTATTACTTCTTATAAAATTAAGAATGAAAACAAGAAATTATTAGGTGAAGTTGCAGATTTGTATAATTGGTATTATTCTATGGTAGAGAATGTAAATACAGAAGCTCCAAGTACAGAACTGGTGGCTTTGGTATCTAAAATTACGGCAGATAAAAAAAACGATTTAGAAAAGGTAAAGGCTATTTATTATTGGACACAACAAAATATAAAATACATAGCTTTTGAGTATGCTTTAGGCGGATTTATTCCGAGAGAATCTAATGACGTTTTTAGAAAAAAATATGGCGATTGTAAAGACAATTCGAGCATTTTATACAGCATGTTAGCAATTGCAGGCATAAAAGGAAATTTAACATGGATTGGTACCAGAAGCATTCCTTATACTTACAATGAAATTCCAACGCCAGTTGTAGACAATCACATGATTCTTTCTTATGGAAACAATGATAAAACCTATTATTTAGATGCCACTGGTCGGTATATAAAATTCGGAATGCCAACTTCTTTTATTCAAGGAAAAGAAGCATTGGTGGGCTATGGAAAAGATTTTAAGATTAAAAAGGTACCAATTATCGCCGCTAAAGAAAATGCAATTATAGATGTAACTAATATTAAAATTGAAAACGGCAAGGTTATTGGATCCTCTAAAACTACTATTTCTGGGTATCCAAAAATTGATATTTTTCATACGTTAGAAACTGGAGACTCAGAAACGAAGTTGAAAAAATTCTATAAAAATGTGTTTGGAAAAGGGAATAATACCTTTCAGATTAATAATTTTAAAGAAACCAATAAATATCATTACGACAATGATTTTATAGTAGATTACGATTTTGAAATTAAGAATTATGCCAAAAATTTAGGAGATGAAATTTACATCAACCTAAATTTTAATAAAGAGATTTCTTTTTATAAAACAGATAAAAATAGAGAAAACGCCATTGAATACGAATATCAAAAATACTATAAGTATACTACTATATTAGAAATTCCTGAAGGTTATAAAGTAGATTATGTGCCAGAATCAATAACAGTTTCTAATGATTTATTAATTTCTAAAATTACCTATCAAGTAAAAGAAAATGAAGTAATTTACAATCATGAAATTGAGTTAAACTTCTTAGTTTTATCAACAGAACAACAAAAAGAAGTAAATAAAGAGATTCAGAAAATTGAAAGAAATTATAAAGAAATTGTAGTTTTAAAAAAAGAATAA
- a CDS encoding rhodanese-like domain-containing protein produces the protein MKNILCIFFMSFFFINCNSQEDVKSVSTQELKELLSKEKIQLMDVRTPAETKEGAIETATFANYFDADFSKKASNKLDKSKPVYLYCRSGKRSLKASKILKENGYEVYNVLGGYNKWKQEN, from the coding sequence ATGAAAAATATTTTATGTATTTTCTTTATGAGTTTCTTTTTTATCAATTGTAACTCACAAGAAGATGTTAAGTCGGTTTCTACACAAGAATTAAAAGAATTGCTTTCTAAAGAAAAAATTCAATTAATGGATGTAAGAACACCAGCAGAAACAAAAGAAGGTGCTATAGAAACAGCCACTTTTGCAAATTATTTTGATGCTGATTTTAGTAAAAAAGCTTCTAATAAATTAGACAAATCTAAACCAGTATATTTATATTGTAGAAGCGGGAAAAGAAGTCTAAAAGCCTCTAAAATTCTTAAAGAGAATGGTTATGAAGTCTACAATGTTTTAGGCGGATATAATAAATGGAAACAAGAAAATTAA
- a CDS encoding rhodanese-like domain-containing protein, protein MIIEQIYTGCLAQGAYYIESNGEVAIIDPLREVQDYIDSAAKNNAKIKYIFETHFHADFVSGHVTLAEKTGAEIVFGPTATTNFDAIIAEDNQVFKVGDITITVLHTPGHTMESSCYLLKDENGKDHALFSGDTLFLGDVGRPDLAQKSDVTEKDLAGFLFDSLRTKVMTLADEVIVYPAHGAGSACGKNLSKETVGTIGNQKETNYALRANMTKAEFIKEVTDGLLPPPAYFPLNVKLNKEGYKDIDEVLENSAKPLSVEAFEIHANETGAVILDVRHQSEFIKGFIPQSIFIGLGGTFAPWVGALVKDIKQPILLVTPAGEEEATIIRLSRVGFDNVLGYLEGSFGTWEKAGKEIDTLISVSADDLEEKIKENVVVFDVRKQSEYNNEHIEEVVNTPLDSLNDHISKFPKGEDFYLHCGGGYRSVIAASILKARGIHNVIDVAGGYAAIRNTTIKRTAAVCPSTLK, encoded by the coding sequence ATGATTATAGAACAAATTTATACAGGGTGTTTAGCGCAAGGAGCTTATTATATAGAAAGTAATGGCGAAGTTGCTATTATAGATCCATTAAGAGAAGTGCAAGACTATATAGATAGCGCAGCTAAAAATAATGCAAAAATCAAATATATTTTCGAAACGCATTTTCATGCAGATTTTGTGAGCGGACACGTTACGTTGGCAGAAAAAACAGGTGCAGAAATTGTATTTGGACCAACAGCAACAACAAATTTTGATGCAATTATAGCAGAAGATAATCAGGTTTTTAAAGTAGGTGATATTACTATTACGGTGTTACATACTCCTGGTCATACAATGGAAAGCTCTTGTTATTTATTAAAGGATGAAAACGGAAAAGACCACGCACTTTTTAGTGGAGATACCTTGTTTTTAGGAGATGTTGGTCGCCCAGATTTAGCTCAAAAAAGTGATGTTACAGAAAAAGATTTAGCTGGTTTTTTGTTTGATAGTTTACGTACTAAAGTAATGACTTTAGCCGATGAGGTTATTGTATATCCAGCACACGGAGCAGGTTCTGCTTGTGGTAAAAATTTAAGTAAAGAAACGGTAGGTACCATTGGTAATCAAAAAGAAACCAATTATGCGTTAAGAGCAAACATGACCAAAGCGGAGTTTATTAAAGAAGTAACCGATGGGTTATTGCCTCCGCCAGCCTATTTTCCTTTAAATGTAAAGTTGAATAAAGAAGGCTATAAAGACATAGATGAGGTGCTAGAAAATAGTGCAAAACCATTGTCTGTAGAAGCCTTTGAAATTCATGCAAATGAAACCGGTGCAGTTATTTTAGATGTTCGTCATCAATCAGAATTTATAAAAGGTTTTATACCACAATCTATTTTTATTGGTTTAGGTGGTACTTTTGCACCTTGGGTTGGCGCATTGGTAAAAGATATTAAGCAACCTATTTTATTGGTAACTCCAGCCGGAGAAGAAGAGGCTACAATTATACGTTTATCTAGAGTTGGTTTCGATAATGTTTTAGGGTATTTAGAAGGTAGTTTTGGTACTTGGGAAAAAGCAGGTAAAGAAATAGATACCTTAATTTCTGTTTCTGCAGATGATTTAGAGGAGAAAATTAAAGAAAATGTAGTTGTTTTTGATGTTAGAAAACAAAGTGAATATAATAATGAACATATTGAAGAAGTAGTAAATACGCCTTTAGATTCTTTAAATGATCATATTTCTAAGTTCCCTAAAGGAGAAGATTTTTACCTGCATTGTGGTGGAGGTTACCGTTCTGTAATTGCTGCTTCTATCTTAAAAGCAAGAGGAATTCACAATGTAATTGATGTTGCAGGTGGTTATGCTGCTATTAGAAATACAACGATTAAGAGAACAGCAGCAGTTTGTCCATCAACTTTAAAATAA
- a CDS encoding SulP family inorganic anion transporter: MNIKKIIPILEWLPNYNKAFFKGDLLAGITVGIILIPQGIAYALIAGLPPIYGLYCALMPQVMYAIFGSSRQVAIGPVAMDSLIVATGVSTLALAGSDSYISIAILLALMVGAIQFIMGVFSLGFIVNFLSKPVITGFTSAVALIIGFNQFRNLFGVDFVQSDQLQYVVVDVFGRIIDFNHPTTIIGLISVVIIIILRKINKKIPSALIVVILGILILKFFGSSISDVSIVKDIPSGLPIFGIPEYDIDLIRELLPIAFTLVMVGYLETISIGKSLEAKQDEYRIRPNQELIALGISNMVGSLFKAYPTTSSFSRSAINQESGARTGMAALISVVMVVITLLFLTPLFYHLPKTVLAAIIIVAVFNLVNIKEAIFLWKANHLDFWLMLATFIGTLFLGIEFGIMVGVGLSLIVLIYRTSRPYVAELGKVPGSNFYRNKSRFEEVVIEDDVLIFRFDAQIFYANSSYFRDKLDEMADRKGAALKLIVLDAESINRVDSTGVEMLKERIKFYKKKNITFLLAGVKGPVRDDFFRSGILEIIDINHFFMRPNDAVRFYKTGDRKHQEKYAKYIHQAYH, from the coding sequence ATGAATATAAAAAAAATAATACCAATTTTAGAATGGTTACCAAACTACAATAAAGCCTTTTTTAAAGGAGATTTGCTAGCTGGTATCACTGTTGGTATTATTTTAATTCCGCAAGGAATTGCCTATGCTTTAATTGCAGGTTTACCACCAATTTATGGTTTGTATTGTGCGTTAATGCCACAAGTTATGTACGCCATTTTTGGATCATCAAGACAAGTGGCAATTGGTCCTGTAGCCATGGATTCTTTAATTGTAGCAACAGGGGTTTCCACATTAGCTTTGGCAGGTTCCGATAGTTATATTTCCATTGCTATTTTATTGGCATTAATGGTTGGGGCTATTCAATTTATAATGGGAGTTTTTAGTTTGGGGTTTATTGTAAACTTTCTATCAAAACCCGTAATAACCGGCTTTACATCCGCGGTAGCGTTAATTATTGGGTTCAATCAATTTCGGAATTTATTTGGAGTAGATTTTGTACAAAGTGATCAATTACAGTATGTTGTAGTAGATGTTTTTGGTAGGATTATCGACTTTAATCACCCAACAACTATTATCGGATTAATTTCTGTGGTAATCATTATCATCCTCAGAAAAATCAATAAAAAAATACCAAGTGCACTAATTGTAGTTATTTTAGGTATTCTAATTTTAAAGTTTTTTGGAAGCTCTATAAGTGATGTTTCCATTGTAAAAGACATTCCTTCTGGGTTGCCAATTTTCGGAATTCCAGAATATGATATCGATCTAATAAGAGAGTTATTACCAATTGCATTTACGTTGGTAATGGTTGGGTATTTAGAAACCATTTCTATAGGGAAATCTTTAGAAGCAAAACAAGATGAATATAGAATAAGACCCAATCAAGAATTAATAGCTTTAGGAATCAGTAATATGGTGGGGTCATTATTTAAAGCATACCCAACAACGTCTAGTTTTTCTCGTTCTGCAATTAACCAAGAAAGTGGAGCAAGAACAGGTATGGCTGCATTAATTTCTGTGGTTATGGTGGTTATTACACTATTATTTTTAACACCATTATTTTACCACTTACCCAAAACAGTATTGGCGGCAATTATTATTGTGGCCGTTTTTAATTTGGTAAATATTAAAGAAGCCATTTTTTTGTGGAAAGCAAATCATTTAGATTTCTGGTTAATGTTAGCTACATTTATAGGAACATTATTTTTAGGAATTGAATTTGGTATTATGGTTGGCGTAGGCTTGTCTTTAATTGTATTAATTTATAGAACATCTAGACCTTATGTTGCAGAATTAGGAAAGGTACCAGGCTCTAATTTTTATAGAAATAAAAGTCGTTTTGAAGAGGTAGTTATAGAAGACGATGTTTTAATTTTTAGGTTCGATGCACAAATATTTTATGCAAATTCTAGCTACTTTAGAGATAAGTTAGATGAAATGGCAGATAGAAAAGGAGCCGCTTTAAAGTTGATCGTTTTAGATGCAGAAAGCATTAATAGAGTAGATAGTACGGGAGTAGAAATGTTAAAAGAACGGATTAAGTTCTATAAAAAGAAAAATATTACTTTTTTATTAGCAGGTGTAAAAGGCCCCGTTAGAGACGATTTTTTTAGAAGCGGAATTTTAGAAATTATAGACATCAATCACTTTTTTATGAGACCAAACGATGCTGTTAGGTTTTATAAGACAGGAGATAGAAAGCATCAAGAAAAATATGCGAAATATATTCATCAAGCATATCATTAA
- the ruvB gene encoding Holliday junction branch migration DNA helicase RuvB codes for MNENLNPENDHLSNEDLDVEKKLRPLSFDDFTGQDQAIDNLKIFVEAANQRGEALDHTLFHGPPGLGKTTLAHILANELEVGIKVTSGPVLDKPGDLAGLLTNLDERDVLFIDEIHRLSPIVEEYLYSAMEDYKIDIMIESGPNARTVQINLEPFTLIGATTRSGLLTAPMRARFGISSRLHYYKTELLTTIIQRSSHILGVPISMESAIEIAGRSRGTPRIANALLRRVRDFAQIKGDGSITIEIAKYALKALNVDAHGLDEMDNKILMTIIDKFKGGPVGLSTIATAVSENTETIEEVYEPFLIQQGFIMRTPRGREVTELAYTHLGRVKGKSQGELF; via the coding sequence ATGAATGAAAACTTAAATCCTGAAAACGACCATTTATCAAATGAAGATTTAGATGTAGAAAAAAAATTACGTCCGCTTTCTTTTGATGATTTTACAGGGCAAGATCAAGCAATAGACAACTTAAAAATATTTGTTGAAGCAGCAAATCAAAGAGGAGAAGCTTTAGATCATACATTGTTTCACGGACCTCCAGGTTTAGGAAAAACAACTTTGGCACATATTTTAGCAAACGAACTAGAAGTAGGTATAAAAGTTACTTCTGGTCCTGTTTTAGACAAACCCGGAGATTTGGCAGGTTTGTTAACAAACCTAGATGAACGTGATGTGCTGTTTATTGATGAAATTCATAGATTAAGTCCTATTGTAGAAGAATATTTATACTCTGCAATGGAAGATTATAAGATCGATATTATGATAGAATCTGGCCCAAATGCCAGAACCGTTCAAATTAATTTAGAACCTTTTACTTTAATTGGTGCCACAACCCGTTCTGGTTTGTTAACCGCACCAATGAGAGCTCGTTTTGGAATAAGTAGTCGTTTACATTATTACAAAACAGAATTGTTAACCACAATTATTCAAAGAAGTTCACATATTTTGGGGGTTCCTATTTCTATGGAATCTGCTATAGAAATTGCCGGTAGAAGTAGAGGAACACCAAGAATTGCAAATGCTTTACTAAGAAGAGTTAGAGATTTTGCACAAATAAAAGGAGACGGAAGTATTACCATAGAAATTGCAAAATATGCTTTAAAGGCATTAAATGTAGATGCGCATGGTTTAGATGAAATGGATAATAAAATTCTAATGACTATTATCGATAAATTTAAAGGAGGCCCTGTTGGTTTAAGTACCATTGCAACAGCCGTTTCTGAAAACACAGAAACCATTGAAGAAGTGTACGAGCCTTTTTTAATTCAGCAAGGTTTTATTATGAGAACTCCAAGAGGAAGAGAAGTAACCGAATTAGCATACACACATTTAGGAAGAGTAAAAGGAAAAAGTCAAGGAGAATTGTTTTAG